The genomic window GTGAGCGAGGTACTGGAGTAGGGGGTTGAAAACTGGACTTATGGAAAATCAGCGAATACGAATCAGGTTGAAGGCCTACGATCATCGCATTCTGGATCAGTCGGCCAAGGAGATTGTGAATACTGCCCAACGAACGGGCGCCCGGGTATCCGGGCCGATTCCTCTGCCGACGAAGATCAGTCGTTTTACCGTGCTGCGTTCGCCGCACATCGACAAGAAGTCGCGGGAACAGTTTGAGATCCGGACCCATCTTCGACTGATGGACATACTGGATGCGCAGCCTCAGACCGTCGACGCCTTGATGCGACTGGACCTGCCGGCCGGGGTCGACGTGGAGATTAAGCTCTAAAAACAGCCATCAGCTATGAGCTTTCAGCTTACTGTTGATAGCTGACAGCTAAGAGCTCAGGGTCAATGACGATGAGTATCGGATTACTTGGTAAAAAGGTGGGCATGACTCACCTGTTTGACGATGCCGGAAACGCGGTTCCCGTGACGGTCATCGAGGCGGGACCATGCCCAATCGTTCAGAGGCGGACGACGGGGGCCGACGGCTACGAGGCGATTCAGATCGGCTACCGCGCTGAGCGGAAGACCAGGGCGGTGACGAAGCCGATGAAGGGGCACTTTGAAAAGGCCAAGGTAGCTCCTCAGAAGCACTTGCGGGAGTTCCGACTTGAGGCTCGCGATAGTTCGACATATACCGTCGGCCAGGTGCTGACGGTCGAGCTCTTCGAGCCTGGAGAAGAGGTCCAGGTTACCGGTGTAACGAAGGGCAAGGGTTTTCAGGGTGGGGTCAAACGGTGGGGTTATCTCGGCGGTCCGGAGACACACGGCTCAATGTTCCACCGAGCCCCCGGGTCGATCGGCGCATCATCGTTCCCGTCAAGGGTTTTCAAGGGACACCATATGCCCGGACGAATGGGTACGGATACGGCCAGCGTCAGGGGACTCAGGGTTGTCAAGGTCCTGCCTGAACAAAACCTGGTACTGGTGAAGGGTGCGATACCCGGACCGGCTGGCGGTCTGGTAACGATCTACAAGCGAGGCTAAGGCGATGTCGGTGATAGTCCAGGCAGTAGACGCGAACGGCGTCAAGACAGAGATGGCTTTGGGTGAGGCCGTGTTCGGTGCGCCCATCGCCGCACATCTCGTGCATAACGTCGTCAAGATGCAACTCGCAAACCGTCGTCAGGGAACGGCTTCCACTCGTACACGGTCGGACGTTCGCGGTGGCGGCAAGAAACCGTGGAAGCAAAAGGGGACCGGACGGGCACGATCGGGAACCCGACGCTCGCCGGTGTGGCGGGGTGGCGGAACGGTATTCGGTCCGCATCCGCGGAGTTACGGGTACGTCGTACCGCGTCAGGTACGGGCGGCCGCCCTTCGGGCTGCGCTCTCTGAGAAGGTTCGCGCCGGGCAGTTTGTGGTCGTTGATAGCCTGTTACTGGAAGAACCAAGCACCAAGGCCTTTAAGGCGCTCCTGGAGCGATTAGGAGTCCAGGGTCGCGCACTGATCGTGACCGAACAGGTTCAGCGAGAAGAGGCGACCGCCAAGTCCTGCCGGAATCTTCCTGGTCTGACCCTGTTATCGCTGGATGGGCTGAACGTATACGACATCCTGAGACATGATACCCTCGTGATGACCAGAGGCGCGCTCAGTGCAGTCGAAGAGGCGTGGAGGCCATGAAAGAGGTCTACCAGATCATTCGCCGTCCGCTCATTACCGAGAAGGGGACGGATTTACGGGACCGGACGAACCAGTACCTGTTCGAAGTAGCCCGAGACGCCAATAAGATCGAGATTAAACGTGCGATCGAATCGCTGTTTCGGGTTACGGTGCTGCATGTACGAACGCTGTCCGTCAAAGGGAAGCGAAAGCGACTAGGCCGTTTTGTCGGCCGCACCTCCGACTGGAAAAAGGCGGTGGCGTCCCTGAAAGAAGGGCAAACCATCGAGTTCTTTGAGGGGGCATAAATGCCGATTCGTGCGTATAATCCGACATCAGCAGGCCGGCGCTTCCAGACGGTTCTGGAGTATGCCGACGTTACGAAAGCCCTTCCGGAGAAGGCGCTGCTCCGACCGCTGAGAAAAAGCGGAGGTCGGAACAGCGCCGGCCGCCTCACAGTGCGGCATCGCGGAGGCGGCCACAAACGACAATATCGACTGATCGACTTTAAGCGCAATAAACTCGGGATTCCGGCTACGGTGGCGTCGATTGAGTACGATCCGAACCGATCGGCGCGTATCGCCCTTCTTCACTATGCCGATGGAGAGAAGCGATATATCGTCGGGCCGGTCGGACTTCAGGTCGGCGAGCGCGTGATGTCCGGTCCGGACGCCGAGATCAAGGTCGGTAACGCCCTACCCTTGCGCGTCATTCCGGTCGGGCTGACGCTTCATAATCTCGAACTGAAGCCCGGCAAGGGGGCTCAACTGGCGCGTAGCGCCGGATCGGGCGTCCAGTTTCTGGCCAAGGAGGGCGACTACGGCCTGGTGAAGCTGCCGTCCGGTGAGTTGAGACGAATTCGGTTGGATTGCATGGCCGTCATCGGCCAGGTCGGGAACCTGGACTACGAAAATGTATCGTTGGGAAAGGCCGGGCGGTCGCGTTGGCTTGGAATCAGGCCGGCCGTTCGCGGTGTCGCGATGAACCCTCATGATCACCCGCTGGGCGGCGGCGAGGGCAAGTCGTCCGGAGGTCGCCATCCCTGTAGTCCCTGGGGAAAATTAGAGCGAAAAACCAGAAAGAAGGGGAAACCCTCGGATCGCTTCATTGTAAAACGCCGAAAGTAGGAACGCGTATGAGGCGTCAGGGGGAAGGTGTCATTCGCTCTACTGAACGGAGGTTAGTGTGCCGCGTTCATTAAAGAAGGGTGCGTACGTCGACCCGAAGCTGCTCCGGAAGATCGAGGCGATGAATGAGGGCAGGGAGAAGAAGATCATCAAGTCCTGGTCCCGGCGCTCCGTTATTCTGCCTGAGTTTGTCGGCCATACGCTGGCGATTCATAACGGCAAGAAGTTTATCCCGATCTATATCAGTGAGAATATGGTTGGACATAAGCTGGGCGAGTTTTCTCCAACCCGAACCTTCCGTGGGCATGGGGCGCACACCGCGCGCTCCAGTGCACTCAAATAAAAGAGGATCGTCCCGATCATGGAATGTCGCGCAGTCGGCCGCTTCATAGGAATCCCGCCCCGCAAGGCGAGGCTTGTCGTAGACCTGATTCGCGGTCGCGGTATCAGTCAGGCTCTCGATACGATGCGGTACACGAAAAAGTATGCCGCCAGGGCGATCGAGAAGATTCTCAAATCGGCCCTGGCCAATGCCCAGCATAATCACGGAGCGAAGAATATTGATCGCCTGTACGTAAAGGAGGCCTTTGTCGATCAGGGCCCGACCATCAAGCGATTCCGGCCTCGTGCTATGGGACGGGCGAACCCGATCAAGAAGCGGAGCAGTCACATTACGATCGTGCTGAAGGAGAAAGAGGCTGCCCTGTGACCGAGCGGGCGCTGGAGATGCCGGATAGGCGGCTCTCTGCGAGGTTCGGTGAATAACGACGTGGCGGAGGTGTGATGGGACAGAAGGTACACCCTGTAGGATTTCGGCTTGGCCTCATTAAACCCTGGAGGTCCAGGTGGTTTGCCATGAAGGGCTATGCGGACGCCTTGCATGAAGATCTGAAATTCCGTCGCTTCATCAAGGAGCGGGTTTATCATGCCGGGGTGTCGGGAATCGACATCGAGCGCAAGGCCGATCAGATTCGAGTGGTCATCCACACCGCGCGCCCCGGGATCATCATCGGGAAAAAGGGATCCGAGGTTGATAAGCTGAAGGCCGCACTGGCGGGCATGACCAAGAAGCCGATCCAATTGGATATCGTCGAGGTACGAAGGGCGGAACTCGACGCGCAATTGATCGCCGAGCAGATTGCGTCGCAACTGATGCGACGAGTGGCCTTCAGGCGGGCGATGAAGAAAACCGTCCAATCGTCGATGCGGCTCGGGGCCCAGGGTGTGCAGATCGCCTGCGCCGGCCGGCTTGCCGGGGCGGAGATTGCCCGCCGGGAATGGTATCGTGAGGGGCGGATGCCGCTCAATACGTTGCGAGCCGACATCGACTACGGTTTTACGCAGGCCAAAACGACGTACGGACTGATCGGGGTCAAGTGCTGGGTCTACCATGGCGAGGCGGTGCCGGAGACGCTGGCGGCCAAACAGGAACGGGAGATGCCGCAAGCGCCTTCGCGGCGGCCCCGCGGGCCGAACCCCGCGCAGGGCTAGGAAACGGGCATGTTACTACCAAAGCGCGTCAAATTTCGAAAGCAACACCGCGGCAGGCGATCAGGAATCGCCATCGCCGGGTCGACGTTGGCGTTCGGTGAATACGGCCTGAAGGCGCTTGAGGCGGCGTGGATCACCAATCGCCAGATTGAGGCCGCCCGTCGGGCCATTACGCGCCATATCAAGAGGGGCGGCAAGGTGTGGATCCGGATCTTTCCCGATAAACCCATTACAAAGAAGCCCGCCGAGACGCGGATGGGTAAGGGAAAGGGAGCACCGGAAGGCTGGGTCGCAGTGGTCAAGCCCGGTCGCGTCCTCTGTGAGATGGAAGGGGTGACGGAGAGCACCGCCAAGGAGGCTATGCGTCTGGCCGCACATAAACTGCCCATTGCCACGCGGTTCGTATCGCGGACGATGGCGGTGAGTTGAGGGCGAGGATGGATGCGAAGGAGTTCCGTGGACTGAGCGCGGTGGAGTTGGAACACAAGCTCCGCGAGATCAGGGATGAACTGTTGAAGTTAAAGCTGCGCGCGGCGGTCACGCCGCTCGAAAACCCGGCCCGTATCCGTCAACTGCGTCGGGAGATCGCCGTCGGGGAGACGGTGCGGGGAGAGTCCATGCGCAAACAGGCAGCAGCAGCGGTGGAGCGAACGCCATGACCGAACAAAAAAAGCGGGGTCGTCGGAAAGCCCTGGTTGGGGTCGTGGTCAGCAATAAGATGCACAAGACGGTCGTCATTATGGTCGAGCGCCTTGTGCGTCACGGGGCCTACGGCAAGATGGTCCGTTGCCGGACCAGGTTCAAGGCCCACGACGAGGACAATCGGTGCGGGGTAGGCGACAGGGTTGCCATCATGGAGACGCGCCCTCTGAGCAAAGAGAAGCATTGGCGCGTCACAGAAATCCTGGAAAAGGCAGCTCTCTGAGCAACCACCCCCTAACCTCTAACCCCTGATCGAAGCGTGATAGGTGAAGAATCGTGATCGGCTTACGGACAATTATGGAGGTGGCCGATAATTCCGGCGCCAAGCGGATCTCTCTGATCAAGGTGCTGGGAGGATCCGGAAAGCGGTATGCCCGTCTGGGCGATGTGATCGTCGCGAATGTCAAGGAGGCGATCCCGGAAGGGTCGGTGAAGAAAGGCGATGTCGTGAAGGCGGTGGTGGTCAGGACGTCGAAAGAGCTGCGACGTCCGGACGGCTCATACATCAAATTTGATCGGAACGCTGCGGTGCTCCTCAACGAACAGAATAACCCGGTCGGGACGCGAATTTTCGGGCCGGTGGCCAGGGAGCTGCGTGAAGCGCGGTTTATGAAGATTATCTCCCTGGCGCCAGAGGTGGTCTGATAGGGGATAGCTAACGGCTGACGATGGTCAGCTCGGTCTGTGAGGGTATGATGGCGGTGGGACAGGGGCTTCCGATCAAGAAAAACGATCTGGTCGCCGTGATTGCCGGAAAAGACAAGGGCAAGCAGGGCAAGGTCGTGAGGGTGATTCCCAAGACCATGCGGGCTGTCGTGGAGAAAGTCAATATGGTGAAGCGCCACACCAAGCCGGGACATGGCTCCAAGCAGGGAGGGATCCTCGAGCGAGAGAATCCTATTCACGCGTCGAATCTGATGCTGGTGTGCAACAAGTGTGATCGTGCCGTGCGCGTCGGTTTCAGCCGACTCGCTGATGGTCGAAAGGTGCGGGTGTGCAAGAAGTGCGGCGAAGGCATCGAGTAGGGGAAGGATAATGACGCAAGGGGCGAAAACGAAGAGGACAGCGAAATCGGGCGCGACGGAATCCCGGACCGAGCCTCGTGCGATGCCGCGACTCCGCGAACGCTATCATGCGGTGATTGCACCCGCCCTGATGAAGCAATTCCGGCTGCAGAACATCTGGCAGGTGCCCCGCCCGTCGAAGGTCGTCATCAATATGGGACTCGGGGAGGCCGTGGCCAATGTCAAGGTGATCGACGCCGCCGTTGAGGAGCTCTCGGCTGTTACCGGGCAAAAGCCGGTTGTCACACGCGCCAAAAAATCAGAGGCCGGGTTCAAACTGCGGACCGGGGTTCCTATCGGCTGTAAGGTGACGCTGCGCGGGGATCGGATGTATGAGTTTCTCGATCGATTCGTCAATGTCGCGCTTCCGCGAATTCGGGACTTCCGCGGTGTTCCCGCCAAGTCGTTCGACGGTCGCGGTAATTATAATCTTGGGGTCAAAGAGCAGCTCATCTTTCCCGAGATCCAGTACGACAAGGTCGAGGCCGTCCGGGGTATGGATATCGCCATCGAGACGTCGGCCAAGACCGACGAACAGGCGCGTGCGCTCTTGGAGCATTTGGGATTTCCCTTTCAGAAGAGTTAATACAGAACAGCACTCAGCAATCAGTGTTCAGCAGCAAGCTGAGGGCTGACGGCTGACAGCTTGGGAGCCGAATATGGCGAAGACGTCGCTGATCGTAAAAAGTCAGCGTGAACCGAAATTCAAGGTGCGCCGGTATCACCGTTGTCGTATCTGTGGGCGACCGCGCGGCTACCTCAGGAAGTTCGAGATGTGCCGAATCTGTTTTCGAGATCTGGCGCTCAGAGGTGAGGTCCCCGGCGTCATTAAGGCCAGTTGGTAGGTGCGTACGCGCGCTCGAGACAGGGCGTAAGCATTTCTGAAAGAGACATCAAACGTTCAACGGAGAAGGTGGAGCTACTCGATTATGATGACCGATCCCATCGCTGACATGCTGACCAGGCTGAGGAACGCCAATGCAGCCGCCCATGACAAGGTTCATATCCCCATCTCCAGGGTCAAGGTTGAGATTGCCAAGGTCCTGCGGGCAGAGGGGTACATTAAGAACGTTAAGGTCCTCGACATCGACGGTCATCGAGTACTTCGGATTGACCTTCGATATGGTGCCGGCGACCAGCGGATCCTCAGCGGGCTTCAGCGGGTGAGCCGACCGGGGCTACGAGTGTATGCGACCTCGAGGCGGCTGCCGCGGGTCATGAACGGTCTGGGCGTGGCCATCCTGTCGACCTCGCAGGGAATCATGACAGGACGTTCAGCCAGAGAACGTGGTGTGGGCGGCGAGGTCCTCTGTTACGCGTGGTAAATGCGAGGTCGTCGGCCGGTCTGGTGACGGGGCGCCGCGGAACGACCAGAGCCCGCGCCGCGCGTGATTCTAAAGGAAACGGATAGGGTATGTCACGAATCGGAAAGAAGCCGATCCCGTTATCGGATCAGGTGAAGGTAGAGATTGCAGGGGGTCATATTGCGGTCCAGGGACCGAAGGGGAAGTTGTCGATGCGTCTCCACCCCTCGATGGGAGTGAGGGTGGAGGATAACCAGCTTCACTGTGTGCGACCCTCGGACAATAAACTGCATCGGTCGCTTCACGGTCTGACCCGGACGCTGATCGCCAATATGATCGAGGGCGTGACGAAGGGATTCGAAAAGAAACTGGAGATGGTTGGGGTCGGCTATCGGGCCTCGGTCCAGGGACGAAACCTTTCTCTGACGCTGGGGTATTCGCATCCGCTCATCTATCCTCTGCCTGAGGGGATCAATGTATCGGTGGAGGGCCAGAATCTCGTGACGATCTCCGGATCGGATAAACAACAGGTCGGTGCGGTTGCCGCCAAGCTTCGGAGTCTCAGGCCGCCTGAACCGTATAAGGGCAAGGGGGTCAAGTACGCGGGCGAGCGCATTCGTCGTAAGGCCGGAAAGGCCGGCGCATAGATGATCGCCCGCGTTTGTGGGAGGGGTTGAGTTGATCAGTCACGAAGCCAAACAGCAACGTCGGTTGCGTCGTCATCGCCGAATCAGGAAGCGCGTTGTCGGCAGCGCCGCCTGTCCGCGACTCTGCGTGTTCAGGAGCGCTCGTCATATTTATGCCCAGATCGTTGACGACGAGCAGGGCAAGACGCTCGCCGCCGCCTCCACCCTCTCGAAGGAGATTCGAGAAAAGGGTCGCGTGGGGAATAAGACGGCTGTCGCCCGGTTGGTCGGCGAGCTCCTGGGGAGCAAGGCGCTTGCGGCGCACATCTCACGGGTCGTATTCGATCGTGGCGGATTTAAATTTCACGGCCGCGTGAAGGCATTGGCCGACGGCCTTGGGGACAAGGGCGTGAAGATCTGATAGAGTTTTTAGTTTTGAGTGGTGAGTGCCTGAAAACTAAAAACTAACTGCACACTGGAAGAGAGAAGGAGAAGAGTTGAAGCCGATTAAAGCTGACTCGCTGAACCTGGCCGAGCGTATCGTCCACATTAACCGGGTCGCGAAGGTGGTTAAAGGGGGACGACGGTTCACCTTCAGCGCCCTTGTCGTGGTGGGCGATCAGAGCGGACACGTCGGCATCGGACTGGGCAAAGCGCACGAGGTGCCGGAGGCGATTCGAAAGGGGATCGAGGCAGCGAAGAAGGATTTGGTCGGTATCGCGCTGATGCAGACGAGCATTCCTCACGAGGTCGTGGGACGGTTCGGGTCGAGTCGGGTTATGCTGAGGCCGGCCTCGCAAGGCACCGGGGTTGTCGCGGGCAGAGCGGCTCGTGCCGTGTTGGAGGCCGCCGGCGTTCGTGATGTCCTGTCGAAATCACTGGGATCCGATAACCCTCACAACGTCGTGAAGGCGACATTGAGGGGGCTTCAGTCGCTTCGCGCGCCTGAAGACGTCGTGCGTACGCGAGGCATACGTCAGGAAGGGCTGGCTGCCCAAGGGGCATAGGATGGATAAAGGTTTGCGAATTATCCTGCGGAAAAGCAAGATCGGCCACCCGGCGCACCAGGGTCGGGTGCTGAGCGGGCTGGGGTTGCGTCGAATCAATCAGTCTGTGGTTCGCGCCGACACCCCGATCATTCGGGGGATGATCAGGAAGGTGGTCCACCTAGTGGATGTGCAGCAGGTTGAAAGCGAGGAGAGGGGATGAGGCTGCACGAGTTAAAGCCGCCGGCGGGGGCGACCAGACGCCGAAAGCGTGTCGGCCGTGGAACCGGCTCCGGCCACGGCAAGACATCCGGTAGGGGTGAAAAGGGGCAGAAGGCGCGATCTGGCGCTCATATCCACCCATGGTTCGAAGGCGGGCAGCTCCCGCTGCATCGCCGTGTCCCAAAGCGGGGTTTTACCAATCGATTTAAGAAGGTCTACGCGACCGTGAACGTGAAAGATCTCGAGCGCTTTGAGGCCGGAACACACGTGACCCCCGGGCTGTTGCAAGAGAGACGGCTGATCAAGGATCTGGGGGCGGGGCTCAAGGTGCTGGCCGAAGGGACACTCAGCAAACCTCTTAGCGTTGCCGCCCATAAGTTCTCCAAGCGATCGATCGAGAAGATCGTCGCCAGCGGTGGAAAGGTCGAGGTCATCGCCTGATGGATGGCGTCGGCAATATCTTCAGAGTTCCCGAGCTCAAGAAGCGAATCATCTTCACCGCCCTCGCGCTGATTGCATACCGGATCGGATCCCACATTCCGACGCCCGGCATCGATGCGCACGCGTTGTCGTCATTTTTTCAGCAGGCCGGCGGAACGCTCCTCGGCTTCTTCGACCTCTTCTCCGGCGGTGCGCTGCGGCGACTCAGCATCCTTGCGCTGGGCATCATGCCGTATATCAGCTCGTCGATCATCCTCCAGCTCCTTGCCGTGGTCTTTCCTCCGTTGGAGAAGCTGAGCAAAGAGGGGGAGCAGGGGCGAAAGAAGATCTCTCAATATACGCGCTACGGCACTGTCTTGCTGGCGGCGATTCAGGCGATGGGGATCGCCATCGGTCTTGAAAGTATGCAAAGTCCGATCGGCGAGCAGATCGTGATGAATCCCGGGATCGGCTTTCGCCTGTTGACCACGATCACGCTGACTACCGGCGCGATCTTCCTCATGTGGCTGGGCGAGCAGATCACCGAGCGGGGGATCGGCAACGGAATCTCACTTCTCATCTTTGCCGGCATCATCGTCCGGGTTCCCGAGGCGATTGTGAACACCTGGCGGCTGCTGACGACGGGCGAGCTGAATGTCGTATCGTTGCTGCTTGTGCTGATCGTGATGGTGCTCGTGGTGGCCGGCGTCATTATCATGACCCTCGGCCAGAGGCCGATTGCTGTACAGTATGCCAAACGGGTGGTCGGCCGTCGAATCTACGGGGGTCAGAGCACGCATATCCCGCTACGGATCAACACGGCCGGGGTCATCCCGGTGATCTTTGCGGCCTCCATCATCGTATTTCCCGCGACCATCGCCCAATTTTTCAATCATCCCTGGATGCAGGCGATCGCCCGGGCGCTTTCCCCGGCGACCATCCTCTACACCGTGCTGTATGCGGTTGCCATTATCTTCTTTACCTATTTTTATACGGCGATTGTCTTTAATCCCACCGACGTTGCTGATAATATGAGAAAGTATGGGGGATTTATCCCTGGGATCCGTCCGGGTGCTAGGACAGCGGAATTTATCGAAAAGGTGCTGGATAGGATCACGCTGGTGGGGGCCATCTATCTGACGCTCATCTCCATTCTTCCGGAACTGTTGATTACAACGATGAACGTCCCCTTCTTCTTTGGCGGCACCTCCCTCTTGATCGTCGTTGGTGTTGCACTGGATACCGTACAGCAGGTGGAGTCGCACCTGCTCATGCGAAACTATGAGGGATTTCTCAAGAAGACTCGAATTAAGGGCAGGCTGGGGTAGTCGGCCATGCGGCTTGTCCTCCTGGGACCGCCGGGCGCTGGCAAGGGGACACAAGCCAGGCTGCTGACGGCCAAGTGTGACGCCGTGCACGTCTCTGCCGGCGATCTCCTGCGGCAAGCCGTTGATGATGGCTCAGAATTGGGCCGGACGGCGAAGTCGATTATGGCGCGGGGAGCGCTCGTCCCTGACGGTATCGTCATCGGGATCATCGAAGAGCGGTTGAAGAGGCGGGATTGCGCGAGCGGTTACATCCTGGATGGGTTTCCCAGAACGCTGCGACAGGCTGAGGCGCTGTCAGAGGTTCTTGCGCTGCTGCGCGCGCCGCTCGATTGGGTCATCAGCATGGAGGTATCCGAGGATGACTTGGTCAGACGGCTTGCCGGCCGTCGAATTTGTCGGACCTGTGGGTCGATGTTCCACGTTGATACACGGCCGCCGGTGCGGTCCGGGTTGTGCGACCATTGTGGGGGGCCGCTCTTTCAACGGGACGACGACAGGGAGGATACGATCCGTCATCGACTCAGGGTCCACCGGGAGCAGACCGAGCCGCTGATTGCCTATTACGAGAAGTTAGGGCTACTGAGACGCATCGACGGTCATGGGACGATTGAGGAGATCGCTCAGCGCATCGATCAGGTCCTGGGGATTCGGTAGTACGGCGATGATGATCCTGAAGGCCCCGTGGGAAATCGATCTGATGCGGAAGAGCAGTCGGATCGTCGCCGAAACGTTGAGCAGGCTGACGGCACTGATAGAGCCGGGACTGACGACCCTCGAGTTGGATCGGTTTGCAGAGGCGTATATCCTGAGGCGAGGGGGAAAGCCGGCGTTTAAGGGCTATCGCGGCTATCCCTATACGCTCTGCGCGTCCGTCAATGAGCAGGTGGTGCACGCGTTCCCGTCGGCGAGGCGGCTGAAGGAGGGTGATATTATAAGCCTGGATCTGGGAGTGGTCGTTGATGGGTATTACGGGGATGCTGCCGTGACGGTTCCTGTGGGACGGGTATCCGCAGAGGCCGAGCGTTTGATCGCGGCAACTCGAGGCGCGCTGACGAGGGCGACGGCGGTCGTACGGTCCGGCAATCACCTCTCGGATATCTCGCATACCGTACAGTCTACGCTCGAGGCCCAGGGCTTTTCGGTTGTTCGCCTGTTTGTTGGTCACGGGATCGGCCGGTCGCTACACGAGGAACCGCAGATCCCGAACTTCGGACCGCCGGCCCAAGGCCCTGTCCTGAAACCCGGGTTGGTGCTTGCCATTGAGCCGATGGCGAATGTCGGGACCTCGGATGTGATGATCCTTGATGATCACTGGACGGCCATCACATGCGACCGGTCGCTGTCGGCCCATTTCGAGCATACTGTTGCGCTCACCGAGGCTGGCGCGCAGGTGTTGACCGACTTCGCCGAATACGAGGCCGTTGAAGGTGCGGGTCGCTGATGCCGAAGGAAGAGGCGATTGAGGTTGAGGGGACCGTTATCGAGCCTTTGCCGAATGCGATGTTTCGGGTAGAGCTGGAAACGGGACACAAGGTGTTGGCGCATATCTCCGGTAAGATGCGCATGCATTTTATTCGAATACTGCCGGGAGACAAGGTTATCGTGGAGCTCTCTCCATACGACCTGACTCGAGGGCGGATCATTTACCGCTATAAGTAAGGTGTGAGCGGAGGGTGGGAGGCGGGGCGCGATGAAGGTTCGAGCATCAGTCAAACCGATCTGTGAGAAGTGCAAGATCGTCCGACGTAAGAGGGTGCTACGGGTTGTGTGTGAAAATCCGCGGCACAAACAACGACAAGGATAGCTGGTTTTCGGGCAGCCTTTCGCTGTGAGCTGTCAGCTGAAAGCTGTTGTTGAGGACACGTATGGCACGTATCGC from Candidatus Methylomirabilota bacterium includes these protein-coding regions:
- a CDS encoding 30S ribosomal protein S5, with the translated sequence MKPIKADSLNLAERIVHINRVAKVVKGGRRFTFSALVVVGDQSGHVGIGLGKAHEVPEAIRKGIEAAKKDLVGIALMQTSIPHEVVGRFGSSRVMLRPASQGTGVVAGRAARAVLEAAGVRDVLSKSLGSDNPHNVVKATLRGLQSLRAPEDVVRTRGIRQEGLAAQGA
- a CDS encoding translation initiation factor IF-1, with amino-acid sequence MPKEEAIEVEGTVIEPLPNAMFRVELETGHKVLAHISGKMRMHFIRILPGDKVIVELSPYDLTRGRIIYRYK
- the rpmJ gene encoding 50S ribosomal protein L36, whose amino-acid sequence is MKVRASVKPICEKCKIVRRKRVLRVVCENPRHKQRQG
- a CDS encoding 50S ribosomal protein L15; its protein translation is MRLHELKPPAGATRRRKRVGRGTGSGHGKTSGRGEKGQKARSGAHIHPWFEGGQLPLHRRVPKRGFTNRFKKVYATVNVKDLERFEAGTHVTPGLLQERRLIKDLGAGLKVLAEGTLSKPLSVAAHKFSKRSIEKIVASGGKVEVIA
- a CDS encoding preprotein translocase subunit SecY — protein: MMDGVGNIFRVPELKKRIIFTALALIAYRIGSHIPTPGIDAHALSSFFQQAGGTLLGFFDLFSGGALRRLSILALGIMPYISSSIILQLLAVVFPPLEKLSKEGEQGRKKISQYTRYGTVLLAAIQAMGIAIGLESMQSPIGEQIVMNPGIGFRLLTTITLTTGAIFLMWLGEQITERGIGNGISLLIFAGIIVRVPEAIVNTWRLLTTGELNVVSLLLVLIVMVLVVAGVIIMTLGQRPIAVQYAKRVVGRRIYGGQSTHIPLRINTAGVIPVIFAASIIVFPATIAQFFNHPWMQAIARALSPATILYTVLYAVAIIFFTYFYTAIVFNPTDVADNMRKYGGFIPGIRPGARTAEFIEKVLDRITLVGAIYLTLISILPELLITTMNVPFFFGGTSLLIVVGVALDTVQQVESHLLMRNYEGFLKKTRIKGRLG
- a CDS encoding 50S ribosomal protein L6, coding for MSRIGKKPIPLSDQVKVEIAGGHIAVQGPKGKLSMRLHPSMGVRVEDNQLHCVRPSDNKLHRSLHGLTRTLIANMIEGVTKGFEKKLEMVGVGYRASVQGRNLSLTLGYSHPLIYPLPEGINVSVEGQNLVTISGSDKQQVGAVAAKLRSLRPPEPYKGKGVKYAGERIRRKAGKAGA
- the map gene encoding type I methionyl aminopeptidase, whose amino-acid sequence is MMILKAPWEIDLMRKSSRIVAETLSRLTALIEPGLTTLELDRFAEAYILRRGGKPAFKGYRGYPYTLCASVNEQVVHAFPSARRLKEGDIISLDLGVVVDGYYGDAAVTVPVGRVSAEAERLIAATRGALTRATAVVRSGNHLSDISHTVQSTLEAQGFSVVRLFVGHGIGRSLHEEPQIPNFGPPAQGPVLKPGLVLAIEPMANVGTSDVMILDDHWTAITCDRSLSAHFEHTVALTEAGAQVLTDFAEYEAVEGAGR
- a CDS encoding 50S ribosomal protein L30 — protein: MDKGLRIILRKSKIGHPAHQGRVLSGLGLRRINQSVVRADTPIIRGMIRKVVHLVDVQQVESEERG
- a CDS encoding 50S ribosomal protein L18 gives rise to the protein MISHEAKQQRRLRRHRRIRKRVVGSAACPRLCVFRSARHIYAQIVDDEQGKTLAAASTLSKEIREKGRVGNKTAVARLVGELLGSKALAAHISRVVFDRGGFKFHGRVKALADGLGDKGVKI
- a CDS encoding adenylate kinase yields the protein MRLVLLGPPGAGKGTQARLLTAKCDAVHVSAGDLLRQAVDDGSELGRTAKSIMARGALVPDGIVIGIIEERLKRRDCASGYILDGFPRTLRQAEALSEVLALLRAPLDWVISMEVSEDDLVRRLAGRRICRTCGSMFHVDTRPPVRSGLCDHCGGPLFQRDDDREDTIRHRLRVHREQTEPLIAYYEKLGLLRRIDGHGTIEEIAQRIDQVLGIR